The proteins below come from a single Natrinema sp. SYSU A 869 genomic window:
- a CDS encoding uL15m family ribosomal protein, with protein MTSKKRRQRGSRTHSGGSHKNRRGAGHRGGRGRAGRSKHEFHNYEPKGKHGFKRPHDIRDDVAEIDVQKLDEDAILYVADDLAEETDDGYRLDARDIVEDGHEVDIVKVLGSGQVRNSLEITADAFSDAAEEKLEAAGGEAVISERGQEDDEAEADAEQDEE; from the coding sequence ATGACGAGCAAAAAACGACGCCAGCGCGGATCGCGAACCCACAGCGGCGGTTCCCACAAGAACCGACGCGGTGCGGGCCACCGTGGTGGCCGCGGCCGTGCCGGGCGCAGCAAACACGAGTTCCACAACTACGAACCGAAGGGCAAACACGGCTTCAAGCGACCTCACGACATCCGCGATGATGTCGCGGAGATCGATGTCCAGAAGCTAGACGAGGACGCGATCCTCTACGTCGCTGACGACCTCGCCGAGGAGACCGACGACGGCTACCGACTCGACGCACGCGACATCGTCGAGGACGGCCACGAGGTCGACATCGTCAAGGTTCTTGGTTCCGGTCAGGTCCGGAATTCGCTCGAGATAACGGCGGACGCGTTCTCCGATGCGGCCGAGGAGAAACTCGAGGCTGCCGGCGGCGAGGCAGTCATCTCGGAGCGAGGCCAGGAGGACGACGAGGCAGAAGCCGACGCTGAACAGGACGAGGAATAA